A genomic region of Bacteroidales bacterium contains the following coding sequences:
- a CDS encoding response regulator transcription factor: MELIKAHILLAEDDDNLGMLLQEYLNAKGFKTDLFANGEAALKAFKNSSYDLCLLDVMMPLMDGFTLAKEIRIINEKIPIVFLTAKSLKNDVVEGFKIGADDYITKPFSMEELLFRVEAILRRTKGLIVQEKTTFNIGDYVFNSDTQELIYKDKVINLTTKESELLLLLCQNINQVLDRNFALKKIWLDESYYNARSMDVYITRLRKHLSEDPRIEIMNVHSKGFKLIIHE, translated from the coding sequence ATGGAACTCATTAAAGCCCATATTTTATTAGCCGAAGATGATGATAATCTTGGCATGCTTTTGCAAGAATATTTGAATGCGAAAGGTTTTAAAACAGATTTGTTCGCAAATGGCGAAGCCGCTTTAAAGGCATTTAAAAACAGTAGCTACGATTTATGTTTGCTCGATGTAATGATGCCGTTAATGGATGGTTTTACGTTGGCTAAAGAAATTAGAATTATTAACGAAAAAATACCTATCGTTTTCTTAACCGCAAAATCGTTAAAAAACGATGTAGTTGAAGGATTTAAAATAGGGGCCGACGATTATATTACCAAGCCATTTAGCATGGAAGAGCTTTTGTTTAGAGTAGAAGCTATACTCCGACGCACCAAAGGCTTGATTGTTCAAGAAAAAACGACTTTTAACATTGGTGACTACGTATTCAATTCCGACACTCAAGAATTGATATATAAAGATAAAGTAATCAACTTAACGACTAAAGAATCGGAATTGCTTTTGTTGCTTTGTCAGAATATCAATCAGGTGCTCGATAGAAATTTTGCTCTTAAGAAAATTTGGCTCGACGAAAGTTATTACAATGCGCGTAGCATGGATGTTTATATAACACGCTTACGTAAGCATTTGAGTGAAGACCCTCGAATCGAGATAATGAACGTTCACTCTAAAGGCTTCAAACTAATTATTCATGAATAG